One genomic region from Conexibacter woesei DSM 14684 encodes:
- a CDS encoding zinc-dependent alcohol dehydrogenase gives MRALVFQRPHEAVVVEDRGAPAIGPDEVLVRLERLGVCHSDFELLEGRYIIPVTYPIVPGHEWSGEVVEAGPDVRGLRVGDRVVGESVIGEDHFGFSISGAGAEFFKARPEWLHVLPEGLTWEQGALVEPFSVAYQATISAGGVDASDSVLVLGGGPIGLLCVAACAARGARVDLVEPQPSRRAAGERLGGRRGVDPRAAGTDGGAALAAWALDGTGGRGYDVVIEASGAAPAMASAYELAAQGGRVVHVGINVTDRPAVPLGLIQSKGLRVTGVIGAPGIWPETIRFLAASGLDLSPVVTQVLPLERALDALDSARDAANHVKVQLTTAA, from the coding sequence ATGCGCGCGCTCGTGTTCCAACGGCCGCACGAGGCCGTCGTCGTCGAGGACCGCGGCGCGCCCGCGATCGGGCCGGACGAGGTGCTCGTCCGGCTCGAGCGGCTCGGCGTCTGCCACTCCGACTTCGAGCTGCTCGAAGGGCGCTACATCATCCCCGTCACCTATCCGATCGTGCCCGGGCACGAGTGGTCGGGGGAGGTCGTGGAGGCGGGGCCGGACGTGCGCGGCCTGCGCGTCGGGGACCGCGTCGTCGGTGAGTCGGTGATCGGGGAGGACCACTTCGGCTTCTCGATCAGCGGCGCCGGCGCGGAGTTCTTCAAGGCGCGGCCGGAGTGGTTGCACGTGCTGCCCGAGGGGCTGACGTGGGAGCAGGGCGCGCTGGTGGAGCCGTTCTCGGTCGCCTACCAGGCGACGATCTCGGCGGGCGGCGTCGACGCGAGCGACAGCGTGCTCGTGCTCGGCGGCGGGCCGATCGGGCTGCTGTGCGTCGCCGCCTGCGCGGCGCGCGGCGCGCGCGTCGACCTCGTCGAGCCGCAGCCCTCGCGGCGCGCGGCCGGCGAGCGGCTCGGCGGGCGGCGCGGGGTCGACCCGCGCGCGGCCGGCACCGACGGCGGCGCCGCGCTCGCCGCGTGGGCGCTCGACGGCACCGGCGGGCGCGGCTACGACGTCGTGATCGAGGCGTCCGGCGCGGCGCCCGCGATGGCGTCGGCGTACGAGCTGGCGGCGCAGGGCGGCCGCGTCGTGCACGTCGGCATCAACGTGACCGACCGGCCGGCGGTCCCGCTCGGGCTGATCCAGAGCAAGGGGCTGCGGGTCACGGGCGTGATCGGCGCGCCGGGGATCTGGCCGGAGACGATCCGCTTCCTCGCCGCATCGGGCCTCGACCTGTCGCCGGTCGTGACGCAGGTGCTGCCGCTGGAGCGGGCGCTCGACGCGCTCGACTCCGCCCGCGACGCGGCGAACCACGTCAAGGTCCAGCTGACGACGGCCGCCTGA
- a CDS encoding alpha/beta hydrolase: protein MRRDVEFTSGGETVRGWLYLPEGEGPHPVVVMAGGWCYVKELVQPHYAEHIVNAGMAALIFDYRHLGSSDGAPRQHIDPNRQIEDYKNAITFATKQPELDADRLAVWGISYSGGHVLVVGATDRRVRAIVSNIPVVDGWENMRRVHGTVGFRRLREAIESDRVRRFETGEHGTIAMSTTRVGEEVCTWPFPETYEAFNDLKANEAPAHEHWNTTESTELLLSYSVFPYLSRILDTPTLMVVADDDDLTLWDKEIEAFNAIATTDKELFVVPQTKHMTLYSERTALDIPAAHTAKWLSANLVAAGEPVPA, encoded by the coding sequence ATGCGGCGAGACGTTGAGTTCACGAGCGGAGGGGAGACCGTCCGCGGTTGGCTCTACCTGCCGGAGGGCGAGGGACCGCACCCGGTCGTCGTCATGGCCGGGGGCTGGTGCTACGTGAAGGAGCTGGTGCAGCCGCACTACGCGGAGCACATCGTGAACGCGGGCATGGCGGCGCTGATCTTCGACTACCGCCACCTTGGGTCGAGCGACGGCGCGCCGCGCCAGCACATCGACCCAAACAGACAGATCGAGGACTACAAGAACGCGATCACGTTCGCGACCAAGCAGCCGGAGCTGGACGCCGACCGCCTCGCGGTCTGGGGCATCTCCTACAGCGGCGGGCACGTGCTCGTCGTCGGCGCGACCGACCGCCGTGTCAGAGCGATCGTCTCCAACATCCCCGTCGTCGACGGGTGGGAGAACATGCGCCGCGTCCACGGCACGGTCGGCTTCCGCAGACTGCGCGAGGCGATCGAGAGCGACCGCGTGCGCCGCTTCGAGACGGGCGAGCACGGCACGATCGCGATGTCGACGACGAGGGTCGGCGAGGAGGTCTGCACCTGGCCGTTCCCGGAGACCTACGAGGCGTTCAACGACCTGAAGGCGAACGAGGCGCCGGCGCACGAGCACTGGAACACGACCGAGTCGACGGAGCTGCTGCTGTCGTACAGCGTCTTCCCGTACCTGTCGCGGATCCTCGACACGCCGACGTTGATGGTCGTCGCCGACGACGACGACCTGACGCTGTGGGACAAGGAGATCGAGGCGTTCAACGCGATCGCGACGACCGACAAGGAGCTGTTCGTCGTCCCGCAGACCAAGCACATGACCCTCTACAGCGAGCGGACGGCGCTCGACATTCCGGCGGCGCACACGGCGAAGTGGCTCAGCGCCAACCTCGTCGCGGCCGGCGAGCCCGTCCCCGCGTAG
- a CDS encoding SDR family NAD(P)-dependent oxidoreductase yields the protein MQLIGSSAIVTGGAQGIGLAIARRILDEGGSVLLLDLNREGVEAAAARLGADAGAPERVAAHAGSVASAADVDAAFDAATERFGIPQLLANNAGWASMSPIVDTSDEDWDRVFEVCVRGVFVGTRAFGRRALAAGLPGAVVNTSSLNYMAATEGLAAYCAAKAAVSQFTKVAALEFAPHGIRVNAVAPGITRTPMSEGGFLGGRMGEEFIAHTPMGRFGEPEDIASAVALLMSQDAGWVTGVTLNVDGGAHIRGLHNYWDTMQAEPVA from the coding sequence ATGCAGTTGATCGGTAGCTCGGCGATCGTCACCGGCGGCGCCCAGGGCATCGGCCTGGCGATCGCGCGGCGGATCCTGGACGAGGGCGGCAGCGTGCTGCTGCTCGACCTCAACCGCGAGGGCGTCGAGGCGGCCGCCGCCAGACTCGGCGCCGACGCCGGCGCGCCCGAGCGCGTCGCCGCGCACGCCGGCTCGGTCGCCTCCGCGGCCGACGTCGACGCGGCGTTCGACGCCGCGACGGAGCGCTTCGGCATCCCGCAGCTGCTCGCCAACAACGCCGGCTGGGCGAGCATGTCGCCGATCGTCGACACATCCGACGAGGACTGGGACCGCGTCTTCGAGGTCTGCGTCAGAGGCGTCTTCGTCGGCACGCGCGCGTTCGGCCGGCGCGCGCTCGCGGCCGGCCTGCCCGGCGCGGTCGTCAACACGTCGTCGCTCAACTACATGGCGGCGACCGAGGGCCTGGCGGCGTACTGTGCGGCGAAGGCAGCGGTCAGCCAGTTCACGAAGGTCGCGGCGCTGGAGTTCGCGCCGCACGGCATCCGCGTGAACGCGGTCGCGCCCGGCATCACCCGCACGCCGATGTCCGAGGGCGGCTTCCTCGGCGGCCGGATGGGCGAGGAGTTCATCGCGCACACCCCGATGGGCCGCTTCGGCGAGCCCGAGGACATCGCGAGCGCGGTCGCGCTGCTGATGTCGCAGGACGCCGGCTGGGTGACCGGCGTGACCTTGAACGTCGACGGCGGAGCCCACATCCGCGGGCTCCACAACTACTGGGACACGATGCAGGCCGAACCGGTGGCCTGA
- a CDS encoding ATP-binding cassette domain-containing protein: MSAPAAMRLEGITKRFPGVVALDGVSFELAPGEVHAVVGENGAGKSTLMAIAAGAQAPDAGSVEIGGVALGDPSPARAAEAGLAVVYQHPALLPDLTVAENLAFAMPRGHRPPLRRAAAFAREKLAAMEAQIDPLRRVGDLNVTERHLVELAKALALKPRVLILDEPTEPLRAHEVELLFAKVRELAAAGTGIVYISHRLQEVKAISDRLTVLRDGRTRGTFVADEVEEDEIVALIVGGDLESAFPEREPVADAAPVALELRGFSGTPAFEDVDLRVRRGEVIGLAGVDGNGQHEFIRALAGLHPSSGELLLGDEIAPERVDVGSPVKAAAGGIAYVSDDRHGEGLLMELSVRENAAAAALTRFAPAGFVQRTRERVAVAEETRALDVRAASLETPVASLSGGNQQKVAIARALLSEPRVLLADQPTSGVDVGARAQIYAILRDAAGDGTPVIVRSSDAVELAGLCDRVLIFSRGHVVSELSGEQLTEDAITGAALRSTTQRRHAGDASSTARRARAERFLSGDYAPSVVLALLVLALLVVTGMKDGAYLSSVSLSGMLTLLTVLAFIALGQQMAMLIGGIDLSVGPLAGFAVVVGSFFVTEGAGAGGTALGFLAMFGACAAVGLVNFALARWIGMSPVIATLVTFTMLQGLGLLLRETPDGVIDTSVATALGTTVGFVPIAFLIVCGLALLLEFGLRRTRLGLELRAVGSDAEAAHALGARVERMNVLAYVGCSTLTFLGAVLLMAQVGIGDSTAGSTFTLSSITAVVLGGASIFGGRGSFLGALLGAALVQCATTATTFLGLTPPWVYWLIGLLTLVAAGTFSVARRRAGSAGAAVV; the protein is encoded by the coding sequence ATGAGCGCGCCGGCGGCCATGCGCCTGGAGGGGATCACGAAGCGCTTCCCCGGCGTCGTCGCCCTCGACGGGGTCAGCTTCGAGCTGGCGCCCGGCGAGGTGCACGCGGTCGTCGGCGAGAACGGCGCGGGCAAGTCGACGCTGATGGCGATCGCGGCGGGCGCGCAGGCGCCCGACGCGGGCAGCGTCGAGATCGGCGGCGTCGCGCTCGGCGACCCGTCGCCCGCGCGGGCCGCGGAGGCCGGGCTGGCGGTCGTCTACCAGCATCCGGCACTGCTGCCCGACCTGACCGTCGCGGAGAACCTCGCGTTCGCGATGCCGCGCGGGCACCGCCCGCCGCTGCGGCGGGCGGCCGCCTTCGCCCGCGAGAAGCTCGCCGCGATGGAGGCGCAGATCGACCCGCTGCGGCGCGTCGGCGACCTCAACGTGACCGAGCGCCACCTCGTCGAGCTGGCGAAGGCGCTGGCGCTGAAGCCGCGCGTGCTGATCCTCGACGAGCCGACCGAGCCGCTGCGCGCGCACGAGGTCGAGCTGCTGTTCGCGAAGGTCCGCGAGCTGGCGGCGGCCGGCACCGGGATCGTCTACATCAGCCACCGGCTGCAGGAGGTGAAGGCGATCTCGGACCGCCTCACCGTGCTGCGCGACGGCCGCACCCGCGGCACGTTCGTCGCGGACGAGGTGGAGGAGGACGAGATCGTCGCGCTGATCGTCGGCGGCGACCTCGAGTCGGCGTTCCCCGAGCGCGAGCCGGTCGCCGACGCGGCGCCGGTCGCGCTGGAGCTGCGCGGCTTCTCCGGCACGCCCGCGTTCGAGGACGTCGACCTGCGCGTGCGGCGCGGCGAGGTGATCGGCCTCGCGGGCGTGGACGGCAACGGCCAGCACGAGTTCATCCGCGCGCTCGCGGGCCTGCATCCCTCCAGCGGCGAGCTGCTGCTGGGCGACGAGATCGCCCCCGAGCGGGTCGACGTCGGCTCGCCGGTGAAGGCCGCCGCCGGCGGGATCGCCTACGTCTCCGACGACCGCCACGGCGAGGGCCTGCTGATGGAGCTGTCGGTGCGCGAGAACGCGGCCGCCGCGGCGCTGACGCGCTTCGCGCCGGCCGGCTTCGTGCAGCGCACGCGCGAGCGCGTCGCCGTCGCGGAGGAGACGCGCGCGCTCGACGTCCGCGCCGCGTCCCTGGAGACGCCGGTCGCCTCGCTCTCGGGCGGCAACCAGCAGAAGGTCGCGATCGCCCGCGCGCTGCTGAGCGAGCCGCGCGTGCTGCTCGCCGACCAGCCGACGAGCGGCGTCGACGTCGGCGCCCGCGCGCAGATCTACGCGATCCTGCGCGACGCTGCGGGCGACGGCACGCCCGTGATCGTCCGCTCCTCCGACGCGGTCGAGCTGGCCGGCCTCTGCGACCGCGTCCTGATCTTCTCGCGCGGCCACGTCGTCTCCGAGCTGAGCGGCGAGCAGCTGACCGAGGACGCGATCACCGGCGCCGCGCTGCGCTCGACGACGCAGCGGCGCCACGCCGGCGACGCGTCGTCGACCGCCCGCCGCGCCCGCGCCGAGCGCTTCCTGTCGGGCGACTACGCGCCGAGCGTCGTGCTCGCGCTGCTGGTGCTCGCGCTGCTCGTCGTGACCGGGATGAAGGACGGGGCGTACCTGTCGAGCGTGTCGCTGTCGGGCATGCTGACGCTGCTGACCGTGCTCGCGTTCATCGCGCTCGGCCAGCAGATGGCGATGCTGATCGGCGGGATCGACCTGTCGGTCGGGCCGCTCGCCGGCTTCGCCGTCGTCGTCGGCTCGTTCTTCGTCACCGAGGGCGCCGGCGCCGGCGGCACCGCGCTCGGCTTCCTCGCGATGTTCGGCGCCTGCGCCGCCGTCGGCCTCGTCAACTTCGCGCTCGCGCGCTGGATCGGCATGTCGCCGGTGATCGCCACGCTCGTCACGTTCACGATGCTGCAGGGGCTCGGGCTGCTGCTGCGCGAGACGCCCGACGGCGTGATCGACACGAGCGTCGCGACCGCGCTGGGGACGACCGTCGGCTTCGTCCCGATCGCGTTCCTGATCGTCTGCGGGCTGGCGCTGCTGCTGGAGTTCGGCCTGCGCCGAACGCGCCTCGGGCTGGAGCTGCGCGCGGTCGGCTCCGACGCGGAGGCCGCGCACGCGCTCGGCGCGCGCGTCGAGCGGATGAACGTGCTCGCCTACGTCGGCTGCTCGACGCTGACGTTCCTCGGCGCGGTCCTGCTGATGGCGCAGGTGGGGATCGGCGACTCGACCGCGGGCAGCACCTTCACGCTCTCCAGCATCACCGCGGTCGTGCTCGGCGGCGCCTCGATCTTCGGCGGGCGCGGCTCGTTCCTGGGCGCCCTGCTCGGTGCCGCGCTGGTCCAGTGCGCGACGACCGCGACGACCTTCCTCGGCCTCACGCCGCCATGGGTCTACTGGCTGATCGGCCTGCTCACGCTCGTCGCCGCGGGGACCTTCTCCGTCGCGCGGCGGCGCGCGGGCTCCGCGGGCGCGGCGGTGGTCTGA
- a CDS encoding substrate-binding domain-containing protein, with product MSKTRAVTAAVAALLIAVTAGCGSSTGGSGDDSAGSTTGGGDAATSAVGKQGTVDQLRPMSDYCGDRPITVGIAFGFAGNTWYNVARAEFEAAAKECPNIEKVLYADGQNNAQKAISDIQSLVAQGADALVVFPNVNSKAMLPAIRAATQRGVKVVPAVASPGGEPGKDYVDFVGQNSVNDGRQMAEFAVRALRGRGNVVFLGGTPGNTQSAEEFEGAKEVFDANPDIRILGGRIVDTNWDVAQYPRIVGGLLTKYGDIDAVLSDYGSGAAAGMRAFVSAGKPLPVFTGSDGNEFSCMYERNKRTSPDMQIATMSSRPWITRVALAKAVAAAEGVPNEEPSLLDIPLVEDSVAGGEQAPRCDESLPPDFFWSSRLTKDEQLKAFG from the coding sequence GTGAGCAAGACCCGTGCTGTGACGGCGGCCGTCGCCGCGCTGCTGATCGCCGTGACGGCGGGCTGCGGCTCGTCGACCGGCGGCTCCGGCGACGACTCCGCCGGTTCCACGACCGGCGGCGGCGACGCGGCGACGTCGGCGGTCGGCAAGCAGGGCACCGTCGACCAGCTGAGACCGATGTCCGACTACTGCGGCGACAGACCGATCACGGTCGGGATCGCCTTCGGCTTCGCCGGAAACACCTGGTACAACGTCGCCAGAGCCGAGTTCGAGGCCGCCGCGAAGGAGTGCCCGAACATCGAGAAGGTGCTCTACGCCGACGGGCAGAACAACGCTCAGAAGGCGATCTCCGACATCCAGAGCCTCGTCGCCCAGGGCGCCGACGCGCTCGTCGTCTTCCCGAACGTCAACAGCAAGGCGATGCTGCCCGCGATCCGCGCGGCGACGCAGCGCGGCGTGAAGGTCGTCCCGGCCGTCGCGAGCCCGGGCGGTGAGCCCGGCAAGGACTACGTCGACTTCGTCGGCCAGAACTCCGTCAACGACGGCAGACAGATGGCCGAGTTCGCCGTCAGAGCGCTGAGAGGCAGAGGCAACGTCGTCTTCCTCGGCGGCACGCCCGGCAACACGCAGAGCGCGGAGGAGTTCGAGGGCGCGAAGGAGGTCTTCGACGCCAATCCGGACATCAGAATCCTCGGCGGCCGGATCGTCGACACCAACTGGGACGTCGCGCAGTACCCGAGAATCGTCGGCGGCCTGCTGACGAAGTACGGCGACATCGACGCCGTCCTGTCCGACTACGGCTCCGGCGCCGCCGCCGGCATGCGCGCGTTCGTCAGCGCCGGCAAGCCGCTGCCCGTCTTCACCGGCAGCGACGGCAACGAGTTCTCGTGCATGTACGAGAGAAACAAGAGAACGAGCCCGGACATGCAGATAGCGACGATGTCGTCGCGCCCGTGGATCACGCGCGTCGCGCTGGCGAAGGCGGTCGCGGCGGCCGAGGGCGTGCCGAACGAGGAGCCGTCGCTGCTCGACATCCCGCTCGTCGAGGACTCGGTCGCCGGCGGCGAGCAGGCCCCGAGATGCGACGAGTCGCTGCCGCCGGACTTCTTCTGGTCCTCGAGACTGACGAAGGACGAGCAGCTGAAGGCGTTCGGCTGA